The Salvia splendens isolate huo1 chromosome 21, SspV2, whole genome shotgun sequence genome includes a window with the following:
- the LOC121784450 gene encoding uncharacterized protein LOC121784450 encodes MDATALPPDPGGPPIAAQILEISLISAQDLTPLSKSMRTYAVAWINPSQKVTTQTDHHHTNPTWNDKFTFHVDIQALFEINANLHVEIYTISWFRHVLVGTVNVLVSDLLALAIRGSPQQSTRFVALQIRRPSGTPQGILNMGITFTDHSLRAMLRQHNNDNFSEIYGKANHPPRETGGEHGGGFRKKIQMWRRSASESEINHNDFPLKSGSVCNGSMINGSVCNGSICNGSMINGSELCSDIGPSASIVAADMAMKMQPPPMARCHVIKHVEPDDSSSIVEEMTMEDAMAKGYIPRIAGDRWRRVVYDGDQSETSAMGSRHSRGNSDGGLFSCIVYGIEIKIACGGGGNNPGGGKHGNAAGADRRRELH; translated from the coding sequence ATGGATGCCACAGCCCTGCCTCCAGACCCCGGCGGACCGCCCATCGCGGCCCAAATCCTCGAGATCAGCCTCATCTCCGCTCAAGACCTAACGCCTCTCTCGAAATCCATGCGCACCTACGCGGTCGCGTGGATCAACCCTAGCCAAAAAGTGACCACCCAAACGGACCATCACCACACGAACCCCACATGGAATGACAAATTCACGTTCCACGTGGACATCCAGGCCTTGTTTGAAATTAATGCAAACTTGCACGTGGAGATCTACACAATATCATGGTTCCGCCACGTCCTTGTGGGGACGGTCAACGTCCTAGTCAGCGATCTCCTGGCCCTAGCCATCCGGGGCTCGCCCCAACAGAGCACGAGATTCGTCGCCCTACAAATCCGACGCCCCTCGGGCACCCCTCAGGGCATCCTCAACATGGGGATCACCTTCACAGACCACAGCCTCCGCGCCATGCTCCGGCAGCACAACAACGACAACTTTTCCGAGATCTACGGGAAAGCGAATCACCCACCTCGGGAAACGGGCGGAGAACACGGTGGCGGATTTCGCAAGAAAATCCAAATGTGGCGGCGATCGGCCAGCGAATCCGAGATCAACCACAACGACTTCCCTCTGAAGTCGGGATCCGTTTGCAACGGATCCATGATCAACGGATCCGTTTGTAACGGATCCATATGCAACGGATCCATGATAAATGGGTCGGAGCTTTGCTCCGACATTGGGCCCTCGGCATCCATCGTGGCAGCTGACATGGCAATGAAGATGCAGCCGCCTCCAATGGCGAGGTGCCACGTCATCAAACACGTGGAGCCCGATGATTCGAGCTCAATTGTGGAGGAGATGACAATGGAAGACGCCATGGCCAAGGGATACATACCCCGAATCGCCGGAGACAGGTGGCGGAGGGTGGTTTACGACGGCGATCAATCAGAAACGTCAGCCATGGGGAGCCGCCATTCGCGAGGGAACTCCGATGGCGGCCTGTTTTCGTGTATCGTTTACGGGATTGAGATCAAGATAGcgtgcggcggcggcggaaacAATCCCGGCGGTGGTAAACACGGAAATGCCGCCGGCGCGGATAGAAGGAGAGAATTACATTAG